A region from the Bacteroidota bacterium genome encodes:
- a CDS encoding tetratricopeptide repeat protein: MSDHLIKHARQGLVIFCGAGVSMVPPTCLPSWWHMNEEVIRALCSQVAIYCGEDKTTAWADAINARRNSRRFPPEFQAELITKHFGDRYFEVLSCLDGNTPNAVHLAIAELAKAGHVSAVITTNFDQVLEAAFSQVDAPVDVHFSKQHFEALATSLDSAFEQPACQLLKLHGSVADHHTLVDTLAQRMRGLPLSVITCIDHLLSRYHWLFMGFSGGDLEGNPDYLRLRPMTEQAAGFTWLVRDASTTEPIEAVAALRDLYGAKASTPRGELPAWFFDQFDALLPTGLQPATPDPDDVAARKRVAAEAVVQHTHTWATERGPVRAALVIADILSFAVGMPDEARRLLEQVLSEVTPAERAFVVVSNSLANLLINQGGLDQATVLLQNAIAQLTPTQQADQADLKSTLGLVMQTRGNYQEALDLFEQTYQFALEQADDRRQGIALHNKAMALTAMGNLDAARTCYETELSLVRTQGDAVAQAQVLNNLGELLQQQNLFGEATRHLRDAIKLRERLGNDRGVAHCLGNLAVVQYRQGNAAEANQSHIHILSIFRKLGDRPNEILTLNNLADFARQAEDLDGAVAYAEQGLQLAATYKLDAEYLQCQWKLADIFDAAGRIEEAKQRYLEIQAAYKAAELKNKEAEVSNALGVMLWRHNQLDEAATQFEQAILLYEALSQPVSRAAALGNLALVHRQRGDLQQAFTLLQEKLDVATAHNAPAEAANALYNMGSMLHEQGQLEDALNAFNHAQTILVNLGFNPQAVDILSVMGQICGLDGKISQSLHWFDQAIPLVQGVQLQTQVTQRMASVLELLLKSGHQDLAKEYISRMQQLGAEISIDGL; this comes from the coding sequence ATGTCGGACCATCTGATCAAGCACGCCCGACAGGGCCTCGTCATTTTTTGCGGCGCCGGGGTATCGATGGTCCCGCCAACCTGCCTGCCTTCATGGTGGCATATGAACGAAGAAGTAATCCGGGCGCTGTGTTCGCAAGTGGCGATATACTGTGGAGAAGACAAAACAACGGCATGGGCTGACGCAATTAACGCCCGACGCAACAGCCGGCGCTTCCCGCCCGAGTTTCAGGCAGAGCTCATCACCAAACATTTTGGCGACAGGTATTTCGAGGTGCTTTCGTGCCTGGATGGCAACACCCCCAACGCAGTACATCTTGCCATTGCCGAGTTAGCCAAAGCCGGCCACGTAAGCGCAGTCATTACAACCAATTTTGACCAGGTACTGGAAGCTGCTTTTTCTCAGGTTGATGCTCCGGTAGATGTGCATTTTAGTAAGCAACATTTTGAAGCACTTGCCACTTCGCTCGACAGCGCGTTTGAGCAGCCGGCGTGTCAATTGCTGAAGCTGCACGGCTCGGTTGCAGACCACCATACCCTGGTGGATACCCTCGCGCAACGTATGCGCGGGCTCCCACTCTCCGTCATCACCTGTATTGATCACCTGCTCTCGCGTTACCACTGGCTTTTTATGGGTTTTTCCGGTGGTGACCTGGAGGGTAACCCGGACTACCTGCGACTGCGGCCGATGACAGAACAGGCGGCTGGTTTTACCTGGCTTGTAAGAGATGCGTCAACTACTGAGCCTATCGAAGCGGTCGCAGCGCTACGCGACCTTTATGGCGCTAAAGCTTCCACGCCACGTGGAGAATTGCCGGCGTGGTTTTTCGATCAATTTGATGCGTTACTGCCAACAGGTTTGCAACCCGCCACACCTGATCCCGACGACGTCGCAGCACGCAAACGCGTCGCAGCTGAAGCAGTTGTGCAACATACCCACACCTGGGCTACAGAAAGAGGCCCGGTGCGCGCCGCATTGGTCATTGCAGATATTCTGTCATTTGCTGTCGGAATGCCTGATGAGGCCCGTCGTTTACTCGAGCAGGTGCTAAGCGAGGTAACACCAGCGGAGCGAGCATTTGTGGTTGTCAGCAACAGCCTCGCCAATTTGCTCATTAATCAAGGGGGACTGGATCAAGCAACCGTACTGCTGCAAAATGCCATTGCCCAACTCACACCAACCCAACAGGCAGATCAAGCTGATCTAAAGAGTACGCTTGGGTTGGTTATGCAAACCCGCGGCAATTACCAAGAGGCCCTGGACCTGTTTGAGCAAACGTATCAATTTGCACTTGAGCAAGCTGATGATCGCCGGCAAGGCATTGCGTTGCACAACAAAGCCATGGCACTTACCGCAATGGGTAACCTGGATGCTGCCAGGACGTGTTATGAAACTGAGCTGTCGCTTGTCCGCACACAAGGAGACGCAGTCGCGCAGGCACAGGTACTGAATAACCTCGGCGAATTGCTACAGCAGCAAAACCTGTTTGGGGAAGCGACACGACATTTGCGAGATGCCATCAAACTACGCGAACGCCTCGGCAATGACCGGGGTGTGGCTCACTGCCTGGGTAATCTGGCGGTCGTGCAATATCGCCAGGGAAATGCAGCAGAAGCAAACCAATCGCACATCCATATCCTGTCTATTTTCAGGAAACTTGGTGACCGGCCAAATGAAATCCTCACCCTGAACAACCTCGCCGACTTTGCGCGACAGGCAGAAGACCTCGATGGAGCGGTGGCATACGCCGAGCAAGGCCTGCAACTGGCTGCTACATACAAGCTCGACGCGGAATATCTGCAATGCCAGTGGAAGCTGGCAGACATTTTTGATGCAGCCGGCCGCATTGAGGAAGCAAAACAACGCTACCTGGAAATACAGGCGGCTTACAAAGCTGCTGAATTAAAAAACAAGGAAGCAGAAGTAAGCAACGCGCTCGGTGTTATGCTGTGGCGGCACAACCAGTTGGACGAAGCTGCTACGCAATTTGAACAGGCCATTCTGCTGTACGAGGCGCTGTCACAACCTGTTAGTCGCGCGGCAGCCCTCGGCAATCTTGCGCTGGTACACCGGCAACGCGGCGACCTGCAACAAGCCTTTACCCTGTTACAGGAAAAACTTGATGTAGCAACGGCCCACAATGCGCCGGCTGAAGCAGCAAATGCGCTGTACAACATGGGGTCAATGTTACACGAACAGGGGCAACTGGAGGATGCATTAAATGCCTTCAACCATGCACAAACGATTCTCGTGAACCTGGGCTTCAATCCACAGGCCGTAGATATCTTATCCGTCATGGGGCAAATTTGCGGACTAGACGGGAAGATCAGTCAGAGTTTGCACTGGTTCGACCAGGCCATCCCGCTCGTGCAAGGAGTGCAACTACAGACACAGGTAACCCAGCGCATGGCATCTGTGCTTGAACTGCTCCTAAAAAGTGGGCATCAGGATCTCGCGAAGGAATACATCTCCAGGATGCAGCAACTGGGCGCGGAAATTAGTATTGATGGCTTGTAG
- a CDS encoding DUF305 domain-containing protein: protein MRLKLQTSTVLLALLVFTGCSNTKNLTTETAAVGAAPATETTAQPTAETAEKESIFWARQESARTRFVQADVDFMTGMIGHHAQALIMSDLAPKNGASAEIQTLAARIINAQKDEIALMQTWLRDRDQPVPEVHIDGLNLMLHGMDSDGGHGGHGGHGGMHDHSEMPGMLSPAQLEELAAAKGTDFDKLFLKYMIQHHAGAITMVDVLFATDGAGNDEASFKLAADINVDQTTEIARMQLMLDTLNAMDTAMEADQ, encoded by the coding sequence ATGCGTCTAAAACTCCAGACTTCCACTGTTTTGCTCGCCCTGCTCGTTTTTACGGGCTGCAGCAACACCAAGAACCTGACTACAGAAACTGCTGCTGTTGGAGCAGCGCCGGCAACTGAAACAACAGCCCAACCTACAGCTGAAACGGCTGAAAAAGAGTCCATCTTCTGGGCCCGTCAGGAGAGCGCCCGCACCCGTTTTGTACAGGCTGATGTTGACTTCATGACCGGTATGATCGGCCACCACGCCCAGGCGTTGATTATGTCTGATCTCGCACCAAAAAATGGTGCCAGTGCTGAAATCCAGACCCTCGCGGCGCGTATTATAAATGCGCAGAAAGACGAAATTGCGCTCATGCAAACCTGGCTTCGGGACCGCGACCAGCCCGTACCCGAAGTGCATATCGACGGACTCAATCTTATGCTACATGGCATGGACAGTGACGGAGGACATGGGGGCCACGGCGGACACGGAGGAATGCACGACCATTCTGAAATGCCTGGCATGCTTTCTCCGGCACAGCTCGAAGAGTTGGCTGCAGCCAAAGGCACTGATTTTGACAAATTGTTTCTCAAGTACATGATCCAGCATCATGCAGGTGCCATTACCATGGTAGACGTGCTGTTTGCAACCGACGGCGCAGGCAATGACGAAGCCTCGTTCAAGCTCGCGGCTGATATCAATGTTGACCAAACCACGGAAATTGCGCGTATGCAGCTCATGCTCGATACACTGAATGCCATGGATACTGCCATGGAAGCAGACCAATAG
- a CDS encoding VOC family protein gives MQTRPIASLFLTTFFTLVLSGCTPEASSSSTQEATPTARVAVDAGVIVADINASLIFYRDLLGLPVVADITTSLIGKGRMVQLKHGASLIKLVQMEAMPEATTATGITTTVGYRYITLMVEDMATIVAKTEAAGTPVFLPLTTLGNGAQIYMVEDPEGNIVEFVEEPV, from the coding sequence ATGCAGACTCGACCCATCGCATCCCTGTTTCTTACCACTTTTTTTACGCTTGTTCTTTCAGGATGCACCCCGGAAGCATCATCTTCATCAACGCAGGAAGCCACACCAACAGCGCGAGTTGCTGTTGATGCCGGCGTTATTGTAGCCGACATCAATGCATCCCTGATTTTTTACCGGGACTTGCTGGGCCTCCCAGTTGTGGCGGATATAACTACATCCCTCATCGGCAAAGGCCGCATGGTTCAATTAAAACACGGGGCCTCGCTCATCAAGCTGGTACAGATGGAAGCCATGCCGGAAGCTACAACAGCTACAGGCATTACTACGACGGTTGGCTATCGGTATATCACGCTAATGGTTGAAGACATGGCAACTATCGTAGCAAAAACAGAGGCTGCAGGTACGCCGGTTTTCTTACCCCTGACCACCCTGGGCAATGGCGCGCAAATTTATATGGTGGAAGATCCGGAAGGTAACATTGTTGAATTTGTTGAGGAACCGGTGTAA